The window CACGAGATCCGGCGGAAGAGCCTGGCCGAAGACCATCCCTGGCTGGCCGACGTGCGCGACCCGCTCGGCATGGCGTACCTGGAGGTGGGAGACCTAGAGCGGGCGGAAGAACTCATCCGCCAGGCGCTGGATGCTCGCTGGCAGGCCTTCGGGGAAGATCATCCGCTGCGCGCCAACAGCCTGGAGAGTTTGGCTTCCTTCCACCTGGCGAAGGGCGAACCGGAGGTGGCCGAAGAGTTGCTGCGCCAGGCACTGGAATTGCGCCAGCGGGTACAGGGTGAGGATCACCCGGAGCTGATCGGAACGCTCGGAAGCCTCGGTGCCGTGGAAGAGAGTGTCGGCAATATCGCCGAGGCGGAAGCCCGCTACCGAAGCGCCCTCGACATCGCCGACCAGCGCCCCGTTTCCGCGCTCGCTCTGCGGCCGGTGGTCGCGCGTTTGGCGGTTTTGTTGGAGGCCGAGGGGCGGGGCGGCGAGGCGCGGGCCTTGCGGGCGAAATACCAGGGGTAGGGCGGTACTTCAATCGAAGTGTTTGGAAGCCTGCCACACCGTCTCCACCGGTACCTGAAGCCGGCGGGCGAGGTAAACCGGGCGCCCGTCTTCGTAGGGCATGCAGTAGCCGCAGTCCGTATGGGCGACCCGCTCGACCTGGCCGAAGACCGCTGCCAGGTCATCGAATTCACCACCGATCTGGATCACCGTGAGTTCCGTGGGGTCGAATTCTGCCAACGTCTCCAGTCCCCATAGCCAGTAGCTGTTGTGGGCACAGGCGACCGGCGCCAGTTCCCGCTGGCGGCCCAGCCGTTCGATGGCGCCGGCCACGCCGTAGTCCGGTGCGGCGATGACGGTGCGGGCGCGCTCGTCCGCCGGCAGGCTGTCGTAGACGGTGGCGGCGGTGGCGGCGATCTCGTCCCAGCCGTGCATGTCGGCGTAGAACTGGGGGAGCGCGCCGAGTTCCTTGCGTTCCGAAGTGGAGGGCTCGGCGCCCAGGGTCTTCGCCCACTCGATGTAGGAGTCCACCGGCAGGATCGGAATGGCCAGCGGCGCGATCGCCGCCGCGCCCACCAGAAGCAGCGCGGCCACCGCCGGACGCAGGGTCCAGCGCGCCCAGCGCGCCTGGGTGAGCCCTTCGAAGCCGGTGGCGCCGGCGGCGAAGAGCCAGCCATAGGCCGGTGCCAGGTAGTTGGGCCGGCTGGTGCCGCTGGCGGCGAGTAGCGCGAAGACGACCAAGTAGGCCCACCCCAAGGATCGGAAGGATTGGCCGCGGTGGGCGAAGAAAAGCCACAGGAGACCGCCGAGCCACAGCGGCGCCGTCAGCGGGTTCATCATGTCGATCTGGGAACGGAAAAACTCGAAGAGCGATCGGCTCACCATTTTGTGACCGGTGGCGTTGTCGATGAATTCTAGGGTCGGCCAGTCGTGGGCCACCTGCCAGATGAGGTGGGGAGCAAAGAGCACCGCCGCCAGCAGTCCCCCGATCCAGGGCCAGCGAGTGGCGAGGTCCCGCCGCCGAGGAGTCGCCACAACACCCGCCAGCAGGCCGGCGCCGAGCCACAGCACGCTGATCTTGTTCTGTAGACCCAGGCCGAGGAGAAGTCCCAGCAGCAGCCAGGTGTGCCGGGCGCCGAGGTCGTCGCGGTAGGCCCAGGTCAGCGCCGCCAGCGACCAAAAGAGGAGGTCGAAGGCGTTCATCGAGTAGAAGTGCTGCAGGCTCAGCAGCACCGGAGCCCAGCCGACGGCGAGCATGGCGAGGATCTGGGCGAAGGTTCGACCGCCCATCTTGCGCACCAGCAGGCCGGTGGCGAGGACCGTCGCGGCGCCGAGCAGCGCCGGCACCGCCCGCATGGCGAACAGCGAATCGCCGGCCACCAGGCGCACCAGCCACAGCGCGGCGATGGATAGCGGTGGATGGTCCACGTAGCCGAAGGCCAAGCGCTCGGCGCAGGCCATGTAGTACAGCTCATCCCGGAAGATGCCGTAGCCGGCGAAGAGGACCAGATGAAACAGCAGCTTGGCGGCGGGAACCACCACTAGCGGCCAGCGCGCCGCCGGCCGAATCCCTAGCGGGGCCAAGGTTGAGGAAAGACTGCGAGAGTCCATGGTGAAACCTGATGAGGCAGCGGGCCGAGAGGTTTCACGGCCCGCTCCTACTCCTCCAGGTGCCACGACCCCCGTTGGCGAAGGCGGCGGGTTTGGGCATTGACGGCTCGGCGGCCCTTGGGGGGGGCCAGCCGGGTGTAGCTGCCGTCCGCTTCGAGGCGCCGAGCCTGGTGGGTGTCTTCCAGGTGGAGGAAGAGGATCTCGTCGCGCAGTGGGTCGCGCAGCGCCGGATCCTCCACCGGGAAGAGGGCCTCTACCCGGCCGTCGAGATTCCGCGGCATGAGGTCGGCGCTGCCGAGGTAGATTTCCTCGTTGCCGCCGTTCTTGAAGTAGTAGATCCGAGCGTGTTCCAGGAAACGCCCGACCAGCGATGTGACGGTAATGTTCTCGGACAGTCCCGGTACCGCCGGCCGCAGGCAGCAGATGCCGCGCACCTGGAGATCCACCTTCACCCCCGCCTGGGAGGCTTCGTAGAGGGCCTCGATGCAGGCTTTGTCCACCAGCGAATTCATCTTGAAGGCGAGGTGCCCGCCGCCCTTTTCGCGATGCAATTCCACTTCCCGTCGAATCCGCTCCAAGAGCTGGTCGCGCATGCGTTCCGGCGACACCAGCAGCTTGCGGTAGTCGACCTTCTTCGAGTAGCCGGTGAGGGCGTTGAACAGATCGGAAACGTCGGCGGCGATCTTCGGATCGGCGGTGAAGTAGCCCAAATCCGTGTAGATTCGCGCCGTCACCGGGTTGTAGTTGCCGGTGCCGAGGTGGACGTAGCGGTGGATGCCCTCGCGCTCGCGGCGCACCACCAAGCACATCTTGGCGTGGGTTTTCAGGCCCATCAGGCCGTAGACCACATGTACCCCGGCGCGCTCCAGGGCGCGCGCCCAGACGATGTTGTTGGCCTCGTCGAAGCGCGCCTTCAGTTCCACCAGCACGGAAACCTGCTTGCCGTTCTCCCGCGCCTCCATCAGCGCCTCGACGATGGGGGAGTTGGGGCCCACCCGATAGAGCGTCTGTTTGATGGCTAGGACGTCTGGATCCTCCGCCGCCTGGCGCACGAAGTCGACCACCGGCTGGAAACTGTCGTAGGGGTGATAGAGCAGCACATCGCGCCGGCGGATGGCGGTGAATAGGCTGTCCTCGGCCGCAATTTGGGGCGGCACCCGCGGCAGGAAGGGCGGATCCTTGAGATTGGGCCGCTCGACCTTGGTGAGTTCCATCAGGTCCGACAGTCCCATGGGCGATTCGACGTCGTACACCTGGTAAGGCGCCAGTTCGAGATTGCGCACCAGGATCCCCCGGATGCCTTCGGGCATGCGGTCGTCGACCTCCAGCCGGACCGCGGAGCCGAAGTGGCGCAGGCCAACGACTTCCTGCATCGCTGACAGGAGGTCTGACGCTTCGTCTTCCTCGATCCCCAGGTCGGCGTCGCGGGTCACCCGGAAGGGGTAGGCGGCGGCCACTTCCAGCCCCGGGAAGAGCAGGTCGAGATTGGCGGTGATCACCTCTTCGAGCCACACGAAGTGGGTGGCCTGCGGCAGATCCAGGCCCAAGCGCTCGTAGCTCTCGGCCTTGTCCTCGGTCGGAATGCGCAGCAGGCGATTCAACAGGTTGGGGACCTTGAGACGGGCGAAGCGTTGGCCGTGGCCCGGATCGTTGATCTCCACCGCCAGGTTGATGGAGAGGTTCGAAATGTGCGGGAACGGGTGCGAAGGGTCGAAGGCCAGCGGTGTGAGGGTGGGAAAGATCTCCCTGCGAAAGTGCCGCCGCAGCAGTTTGCGCTGCTTGCTCTTCAGTTCGTCGTAGCGCAGCACCCGGATACCGGTGCGCCGCAGCTTTGGCAACAGATCTTCTTTCCAGCAGCGGGTGCGCTCTTCGAGGATCGGCATGAGGCGCTCGCGAATGGCGGCGAGCTGCTGCGCCGGAGTCAGCCCATCCGGTGGCGGTTCGAGGGCACCCAGGGCGAGCTGCCGCCGTAGGCCGGAAACCCGGATCATGAAGAACTCGTCCAGGTTGCTCGAAAAGATGCTCAGGAACTTCACCCGCTCCAGCAGCGGGTGCCGGGTATCAAGGGCTTCTTCGAGCACTCTCTCGTTGAATCGCAGCCAGGAGAGTTCGCGATTGATGTAGGGTGAATCGGACTTCGGGCTCGACTCCGGCTCGGGTAGGTCCGGCACCTTCACCAGCGGAATCAGCGAGGACTTCGCCGCCGAAGTCGCGGCTTTCTTCTTGGAGTTTTTGGCGGCTTTGTTCATGATGGGCGCGAAAGGCTAGCAGATGACTGTGACGACGAGGGTTCAGCCGGCGCCGACGGGCGCGCCAGTGATCGCACAGCAGAGTACTCGCCGGATCGTCCTGTTATTCCGCCACGGCAAGTCCGACTGGAATGCCGCCTTCGATCACGACCGCGACCGCCCACTGGCGCCGCGCGGCGAGCGAGCCGCCCGCCGCATGGGGCGGTTCTTGGCGGCCGTTGGCCCGCAGCCCGAGATCGCCCTCGCCTCGCCGGCCCGGCGCGCCTTCGACACGCTGGAGATTGCCGCTGAGGCGGGCCGCTGGCATTCGGCGCTCCGCGCCGAGGAGCGCATCTACGCGGAGGGTCCGGATCCTCTCCTCGCCGCCCTGCGGGAGCAGCCGGACGCTGCCGCAGCGGTACTCCTCGCCGGTCATGAGCCCTCCATCAGCGAAGTCCTGACGGTCCTCACCGGCGGTATCGCGGTGCGCTTTCCCACTGCCGCCATGGCCCGCATCGACCTGCCGGCCGGTCTGTGGTCGGAACTCGCCGGAGGCACCGGCGAACTGCGCTGGCTGGTGACGCCGAAATTGCTCGAGCGGGCGGCTCGCGAGCCGCCCGCGGGTTGAGCCAGCGCCCGCCGCGATCGGACTGGAGTCGCCGGCCATTCCCGTTGACAAATAGGACCGGCATGGTACTCTTTTGGGCGACTAGATGAGATGAAATCTCAATAAGAGCAGGGTACATGGCGACTCGCCGAGGCCCCGGGCGCGGGCGGACTCTGAAGGACAATCCAATGGCAACAACCGAGAGCCGCCCGGACGCCGATGCCGGCGGCGCCGTGCGGTCCCTGGCGCGCTGGCACATCGTCGGGCGTATCCTGGCGGCGATTCCGGCGAACTACGTCTACACCGCTCTGGCGACCGCTTTCGCCGCACGCTTTTTGCCCCTGGATCCGGGTCCAGCCAGCGTCGCCGCCACTCTCGCTTCCTTCCTCCTCTTCGCGATTCTCGTGACGGTGGCTTTCTTTATTCGCAGGGTCGGCCGGTTGTGGCTCTTCCTGGTCGCCACCGGCGTGCCCATGGCGCTCCTGCTGTGGCGGTCTCTGGCGGCGGAAGGGCGCCTGTGACGAAAACCCCGGTGGGAAAGTCCCCGGTGGGTAAGACACTGCGCCGGTCGATGGCTGAACTCCACACCTGGACCGGGCTGCTGCTGGGATGGCTGATGTTCGCCATGTTCACCACCGGCACCGGGGCCTATTTCCAGCACGAGATCACCCGCTGGATGGAGCCGGAAATCGTCGCTCCGGGGGCCGCCCAGAGCACCGCGGCGGCCCATGCCGCCGACTACTTGAAGCGCGTCGCTTCGGACGCCGACTGGTGGTTCGTCGCCCTGCCGGACGAACGCCAGGTGCGTAGCGAGGTGCGCTGGCGCGGGGGCGAGGGAGATCCCTCTCCGCAGTCCCGGCTGCTCGACGGACGGGGCGAGGCGGTGGCTGTACGCGACACTCGGGGAGGCTACTTTCTCTACCGCTTCCACTTTGACCTCCACTACCTGCCGGCCCGCTGGGCGCGCTATTTGGTCGGAATCGCCGCGATGTCGATGCTGGTGGCGATCCTCTCCGGCGTCATCACCCACAAGAAGATCTTCACGCGTTTTTTCTCTTTGTCTCTTCGCAAGGGTCTGCTCTCCTGGTACGACGCGCACAACATGGCTTCGATCTTCGCCCTGCCCTTCGTGGTGATGATCACCTATACCGGTCTGGTGACCTTGGCTCATCAATACATGCCCTTTGGCGGCCTGGCCAACTTCTCGGATCGCAGCACGTACTTCGCGACCACCTTTCCCCGGCCGCAGGCGGCGGAACCTTCCGGCGAAGGGGCGGAGCTGGCCTCCCTGGCGGAAATCGTCGGGCGAGCTCGGGCCACCTGGGGCGGCGCGCCGGTGGCGACCCTGGAAGTGCAGCATCCGGGCGACGCCGAGGCCCTGGTCCATGTGCGCCGGGACAGCGCCGCCACGGTCGGTACCCGGGTGCCGGTGCTGAGCTACCGCGGAGCCACCGGTGAGCCCGTCGGCGAGACCCGCCGGTACGGCGGCGCCTACGCCACCGAAAGCGTGCTGGTGGGCGTGCACGCCGGCCGCTTCGCTCCGATCGCCCTGCGCTGGCTGTACTTCCTGTGCGGCGTGCTGGGCATCGTGATGATCGGTACCGGACTGGTGCAGTGGACCGCCCGTCGGCGCAAGCGCCTGCCGGACCCAGAGCGACCTCACTTTGGCTTTCGGCTGGTCGAGCGCTTGAATATCTCCGCCATCGCCGGCCTGGGGGCCGCCCTCGCCGGCTACTTCCTGGCCAACCGCTTGCTGCCCCTGGCGCTGCCGGCGCGCTCCGACTGGGAGGTCCACTCGTTCTTCCTAGCCTGGGGTGCGGTCACCCTGTGGGCGACGGTCCGGCCGGCCCGGCGGGCCTGGACCGAAACCCTCGCCGCCGCGGCGCTGCTCTTTGCCGCCATCCCGCTGGTCAACGGCCTGTCGACGGATCGCGGGTTGCTGACCAGTTTGCGGACCGGCGACTGGGTGTTCGCGGGCTTCGATCTGGTGATGCTGCTGCTGGCCGCCGCCTACGGCACCGCGGCGCGGATTTCCTCTCGGGGAACCGCCGCCGTCGCGGAGCGGCCGCGGGCACCCTCCGGCGGCGTCCCCTCGAAAGCCGGCTCGTGAGCGGTCTGCCGGCCTTGCTGCTGACCTTCTTCGGCGTCGCTTGCCTGTGCGGCTCCATGCCGCGACATCAGCGGGATCTGTTCCGCCGGCGGCTGTCCGACGGCGCTTCGGCGCGGCTGCGCGCCGCCGGCTTCAGCCTGCTCGCCGTCGCCTTGGCCCTCGACCTTTGGCTCCTCTCCCCGGCGCAGGGCGCCATCTACTGGTGTGGTCATCTGACCGTCGGCGCTGTGGCCACCGTCGCGCTGCTCAAGCTGCGTGAAGGCGCCTAGGCTACTGCGGAATCGGAAGCGCGCGATGTCGGCCTACGGCGACAATGCCGCCCAGATCCGCGAGTGGAGTGGGGAAAAAGGCAGGGCCTGGATCCAGTTCCAGGGTTCCCTCGACCAAATGATGGCGCCTTTCTTGCCGGTGCTCGGCTCCGCCATCGGGCCGCCCGGCGGCCGCCGCGTTCTCGATGTCGGCTGCGGCTGCGGGGCGCTGGGCCTCGATCTGGCGGCGCGCGGCGCCTCCGTCACCGGCCTCGACGTCTCCTTCCCGATGCTCGTGCAGGCGCGCCGTCGGGCCGCGGCGGCGGGTCTCGAGGCGCGCTGGGTGACGGCCGACGCGTCCCTTCTCGAACCGCGGCGGGGCCGCTTCGACAGGGTGGTTTCACGCTTTGGAGTGATGTTTTTCGCCCATCCGGTGGCCGCCTTCCGGCAGCTTCGGCGGATGCTCGCTGCCGGCGGGGAACTGGTCTTCGCCTGCTGGCGCGGGGCGCAAGAAAACTCCTGGGTCCAGGCGCCGACGGATATCGCCAGGGCGCTGATCGAGGTGCCACCGCCGCCCGAGGGCTATCAGCCGGGGCCTTTCAGCCTGGCGGATCGGCGCTTTCTGCGCCGGACCCTCGCCGCCGCCGGCTTTTCGCGCGTCGCCATCGCTCCGGCGGACGTCGCGTTGGGCGCGGTGGGGGAGACCGCCGAGGCGATCACCGACTTCTACGCCCACACCGGCCCGATGTCGAAGTTCCTGGAATCCGCCGACCGGGCGCAGCGCACGGCCCTCCACCGGACCCTCGCCGCATGGGTGCGCGACGAGGTGATCCCGGGACGCTTCCGAGCCCGCGGCGCCGCCTGGATCGTGTCCGCATCCTGAGCTGAAGGCTCAGTTTCTCCGGTCCCTTTCCGGCCCTGCCCCGGAGCCGCCGTAGGGAGCCCCGTGGGCTGCCCTACGAGCGTCCCGGCGGGGTCAGAAGTCGATGGAATAGGCCATGGAAACGGCCCGCCCCGGGGCTCCCGCCACGCGCGCCACGAAGAAGGGATTGCCGCGGTAGCTCTGGCTGCTCGGTGCCAGGTAGGCGCGGTCGAAGAGGTTGGTGATTTGGGTCATCAGGCGACCGCGCGGCAAGGTCCAGTCCACCCCGAGGTCGGCCACCACGTAGCCCTCGATCTCGAACAGGTCGATGCCTTCGTCGAAGGCGCGGTCGCGGTCGCCCACCGCCAGCACCAAGCCGGTCAAACGGAGCCGATCGCTGAGCGCGTAGGTTCCTTCGAGGGTGGCTTTCCACGGCTGGATGTCGAGACTGGTCTGGGGCACGAAGTCCTCGGGACCGTCTCCGTCCGGATCGAAGTCCCCCTCGTACCAGGCGGCGGTGCCGACGAAGGAGAGCTTCGGCGTCGCCTGGTAACCGAGCACCGTCTCGAAGCCGTAGGTTTCCTCCGGTGAGCGGTTGTACTGGCCTAAGTTGGTTTCCGGATCGTAGATGAAGTTCTCGCCGAACTCCGACTCGGTGAAGAAGCCGGCCAGGGAGTAGCTGAAGTTGCCGCGGTAGCCGCGGTAGCCGAGTTCGAAGTTGTCGACGATCTGCG is drawn from Acidobacteriota bacterium and contains these coding sequences:
- a CDS encoding methyltransferase domain-containing protein, which codes for MSAYGDNAAQIREWSGEKGRAWIQFQGSLDQMMAPFLPVLGSAIGPPGGRRVLDVGCGCGALGLDLAARGASVTGLDVSFPMLVQARRRAAAAGLEARWVTADASLLEPRRGRFDRVVSRFGVMFFAHPVAAFRQLRRMLAAGGELVFACWRGAQENSWVQAPTDIARALIEVPPPPEGYQPGPFSLADRRFLRRTLAAAGFSRVAIAPADVALGAVGETAEAITDFYAHTGPMSKFLESADRAQRTALHRTLAAWVRDEVIPGRFRARGAAWIVSAS
- a CDS encoding DUF3325 domain-containing protein, with the translated sequence MSGLPALLLTFFGVACLCGSMPRHQRDLFRRRLSDGASARLRAAGFSLLAVALALDLWLLSPAQGAIYWCGHLTVGAVATVALLKLREGA
- the ppk1 gene encoding polyphosphate kinase 1; translated protein: MNKAAKNSKKKAATSAAKSSLIPLVKVPDLPEPESSPKSDSPYINRELSWLRFNERVLEEALDTRHPLLERVKFLSIFSSNLDEFFMIRVSGLRRQLALGALEPPPDGLTPAQQLAAIRERLMPILEERTRCWKEDLLPKLRRTGIRVLRYDELKSKQRKLLRRHFRREIFPTLTPLAFDPSHPFPHISNLSINLAVEINDPGHGQRFARLKVPNLLNRLLRIPTEDKAESYERLGLDLPQATHFVWLEEVITANLDLLFPGLEVAAAYPFRVTRDADLGIEEDEASDLLSAMQEVVGLRHFGSAVRLEVDDRMPEGIRGILVRNLELAPYQVYDVESPMGLSDLMELTKVERPNLKDPPFLPRVPPQIAAEDSLFTAIRRRDVLLYHPYDSFQPVVDFVRQAAEDPDVLAIKQTLYRVGPNSPIVEALMEARENGKQVSVLVELKARFDEANNIVWARALERAGVHVVYGLMGLKTHAKMCLVVRREREGIHRYVHLGTGNYNPVTARIYTDLGYFTADPKIAADVSDLFNALTGYSKKVDYRKLLVSPERMRDQLLERIRREVELHREKGGGHLAFKMNSLVDKACIEALYEASQAGVKVDLQVRGICCLRPAVPGLSENITVTSLVGRFLEHARIYYFKNGGNEEIYLGSADLMPRNLDGRVEALFPVEDPALRDPLRDEILFLHLEDTHQARRLEADGSYTRLAPPKGRRAVNAQTRRLRQRGSWHLEE
- a CDS encoding glycosyltransferase family 39 protein encodes the protein MAPLGIRPAARWPLVVVPAAKLLFHLVLFAGYGIFRDELYYMACAERLAFGYVDHPPLSIAALWLVRLVAGDSLFAMRAVPALLGAATVLATGLLVRKMGGRTFAQILAMLAVGWAPVLLSLQHFYSMNAFDLLFWSLAALTWAYRDDLGARHTWLLLGLLLGLGLQNKISVLWLGAGLLAGVVATPRRRDLATRWPWIGGLLAAVLFAPHLIWQVAHDWPTLEFIDNATGHKMVSRSLFEFFRSQIDMMNPLTAPLWLGGLLWLFFAHRGQSFRSLGWAYLVVFALLAASGTSRPNYLAPAYGWLFAAGATGFEGLTQARWARWTLRPAVAALLLVGAAAIAPLAIPILPVDSYIEWAKTLGAEPSTSERKELGALPQFYADMHGWDEIAATAATVYDSLPADERARTVIAAPDYGVAGAIERLGRQRELAPVACAHNSYWLWGLETLAEFDPTELTVIQIGGEFDDLAAVFGQVERVAHTDCGYCMPYEDGRPVYLARRLQVPVETVWQASKHFD
- a CDS encoding PepSY-associated TM helix domain-containing protein, with the protein product MGKTLRRSMAELHTWTGLLLGWLMFAMFTTGTGAYFQHEITRWMEPEIVAPGAAQSTAAAHAADYLKRVASDADWWFVALPDERQVRSEVRWRGGEGDPSPQSRLLDGRGEAVAVRDTRGGYFLYRFHFDLHYLPARWARYLVGIAAMSMLVAILSGVITHKKIFTRFFSLSLRKGLLSWYDAHNMASIFALPFVVMITYTGLVTLAHQYMPFGGLANFSDRSTYFATTFPRPQAAEPSGEGAELASLAEIVGRARATWGGAPVATLEVQHPGDAEALVHVRRDSAATVGTRVPVLSYRGATGEPVGETRRYGGAYATESVLVGVHAGRFAPIALRWLYFLCGVLGIVMIGTGLVQWTARRRKRLPDPERPHFGFRLVERLNISAIAGLGAALAGYFLANRLLPLALPARSDWEVHSFFLAWGAVTLWATVRPARRAWTETLAAAALLFAAIPLVNGLSTDRGLLTSLRTGDWVFAGFDLVMLLLAAAYGTAARISSRGTAAVAERPRAPSGGVPSKAGS
- a CDS encoding histidine phosphatase family protein produces the protein MTVTTRVQPAPTGAPVIAQQSTRRIVLLFRHGKSDWNAAFDHDRDRPLAPRGERAARRMGRFLAAVGPQPEIALASPARRAFDTLEIAAEAGRWHSALRAEERIYAEGPDPLLAALREQPDAAAAVLLAGHEPSISEVLTVLTGGIAVRFPTAAMARIDLPAGLWSELAGGTGELRWLVTPKLLERAAREPPAG